A section of the Acidobacterium capsulatum ATCC 51196 genome encodes:
- the cas5c gene encoding type I-C CRISPR-associated protein Cas5c encodes MSLAVRLHVSGDFACFTSPASKVERYSYPLPTPSAARNILDAILWKPEFRWIVTRIMLVRHPRGTAGLPATIPLKRNEVQSTIAPGTVRQWMREPAAYQPLAAGAGQGTDGTPRMTTGLKNVAYVIEAYPHVFDSNGGENTPKKYVEMFERRAAKGQCFSRPYLGCREFAADFRLANETDVPLPVTENLGRMLYDIAQTPHGRRPHFFEAKLVDGEMLTDPKTVLLDESVRSEVLACSYKR; translated from the coding sequence ATGTCGCTTGCGGTTCGTCTTCACGTCTCTGGAGACTTCGCCTGCTTCACCTCGCCTGCTTCGAAGGTGGAGCGATACTCCTACCCACTACCAACACCGTCCGCGGCTCGGAACATTCTCGACGCCATTCTCTGGAAGCCGGAGTTTCGTTGGATCGTGACACGCATCATGCTGGTGCGGCATCCACGCGGAACCGCTGGGCTCCCCGCGACCATTCCTCTAAAGCGGAACGAGGTGCAGAGCACGATCGCACCCGGAACGGTCCGGCAATGGATGCGTGAGCCGGCCGCCTATCAGCCCCTTGCCGCCGGTGCGGGACAGGGGACGGATGGCACACCTCGCATGACGACCGGACTCAAGAATGTAGCGTACGTGATAGAGGCATACCCTCACGTGTTCGACAGCAACGGTGGCGAAAACACTCCGAAAAAATACGTGGAGATGTTTGAGCGGCGGGCTGCGAAAGGGCAGTGCTTTTCGCGTCCTTACCTGGGCTGCCGAGAGTTTGCCGCAGATTTTCGACTTGCAAATGAGACGGATGTTCCCCTGCCGGTTACGGAGAACCTTGGCCGCATGCTGTATGACATTGCGCAGACACCCCACGGCCGCCGCCCGCATTTCTTTGAGGCAAAGCTTGTGGACGGTGAGATGCTTACCGATCCAAAGACGGTTCTACTCGACGAGTCGGTGCGATCGGAGGTGCTCGCATGTTCGTACAAGCGCTAG
- a CDS encoding CRISPR-associated helicase/endonuclease Cas3, producing the protein MTYWAHSDANRSPDEEGHRWQPLSEHLAQVAALARELAERATAPASALSTLAYAAGMLHDYGKYQECFQRMLHGGSSRCPHAIYGAIALRCFDEDGCGTDRKWAMPAVCAIAAHHAGLKDFSEHECITDPGNPAFAAEREIAQKLLGAAATDFPEIRSAFSREKSRLEQRSVDMQTRMLLSCLVDADRLNTAGRLLVQQELHSEHRLEQMNIYLDRVADAARKRGTAASVLNVRAQVQQHCSDAAKQSPGVFSLCVPTGGGKTLGAMRFALEHAAHSQGKLRRVIVVIPYLSIIEQNAKIYADVFGPEAVLEHHSGAVTPLMRSERETTSTTCASEEDEISPSVHPRTIETENWDAPVIVTTSVRFFESLFSNRPSDLRRIHNIARSVIILDEVQTIPRRLLAPLLGMLRELAEEWGCSVVLSTATQPAFEARNPRQTYLFPFGSIKPIIPGETSAAMARTLQRVQIDWEIEDRIRWEELATRLAEQRQVLCVVNLRDHAATVFDGLRTRLPSEEQTGLFHLSTRMCAQHRLRVLDEIRHRLGAGLTCRIVSTQLIEAGVDLSVPIAFRALGPLDSIIQVAGRVDREGTASAAAGAPAGKLIVFRPEDERYPGMDYKAAAAITQGVLDEFESLQTDHLRSISDYFQRYYESGGTGGRGEHLADMRQRDNPYFAELADAFEMIESRTATVFVPYGEGASLLRELADTRQLDRDLLRKLQRYTVSLQRYEFEAAKSQGLFEIWSGSDLWTCDAAQYSAEKGLLPQLPAQAFVV; encoded by the coding sequence ATGACGTATTGGGCACACTCTGATGCAAATCGCAGTCCCGACGAAGAAGGTCACCGATGGCAGCCCCTGTCAGAGCACCTCGCGCAGGTTGCAGCTCTCGCACGGGAACTAGCAGAGCGCGCAACAGCACCTGCATCTGCGTTGAGTACTCTGGCCTATGCGGCCGGCATGCTGCACGACTATGGAAAGTATCAGGAATGCTTTCAGCGAATGCTCCATGGTGGATCTTCACGGTGCCCTCACGCGATATACGGTGCAATCGCTTTGCGCTGTTTCGATGAGGATGGTTGTGGGACAGACCGCAAGTGGGCGATGCCGGCCGTGTGTGCTATTGCAGCCCATCACGCCGGGCTTAAAGACTTCTCTGAGCATGAGTGCATAACGGATCCCGGGAATCCTGCGTTTGCAGCAGAGCGGGAGATTGCTCAAAAGCTACTAGGTGCGGCGGCTACAGATTTTCCTGAGATCAGAAGCGCTTTTTCAAGGGAGAAGTCCCGGCTAGAGCAAAGATCGGTCGATATGCAGACCCGCATGCTGCTGAGCTGCCTGGTGGACGCAGACCGCCTGAACACGGCAGGGCGTCTACTCGTTCAGCAAGAATTGCATTCGGAGCATCGGCTCGAGCAGATGAATATTTACCTGGACAGAGTGGCAGATGCGGCGCGGAAACGGGGAACTGCCGCGTCCGTGTTGAACGTGCGTGCGCAGGTACAGCAGCATTGCAGCGACGCCGCCAAACAGTCGCCCGGGGTGTTCTCCCTTTGCGTGCCCACCGGCGGGGGAAAAACGCTTGGCGCGATGCGGTTCGCGCTGGAACACGCCGCCCATAGCCAGGGCAAGCTCCGTAGAGTGATCGTGGTGATCCCATACCTTTCGATCATTGAGCAGAACGCGAAAATTTATGCGGATGTGTTTGGCCCCGAAGCCGTGCTTGAGCATCACTCCGGTGCCGTCACCCCATTGATGAGAAGCGAACGTGAAACGACAAGTACAACGTGTGCGTCAGAAGAAGACGAGATTTCGCCATCCGTTCACCCACGCACGATTGAAACCGAGAACTGGGACGCTCCGGTGATTGTGACTACAAGCGTTCGCTTCTTCGAGTCATTGTTCTCGAATCGCCCGTCGGACCTACGCCGCATTCACAATATTGCCCGCTCGGTCATCATTCTCGACGAGGTCCAGACAATCCCTCGCCGGCTGCTCGCGCCGCTGCTTGGCATGTTGCGCGAGTTAGCGGAAGAGTGGGGCTGCAGCGTGGTTCTTTCCACTGCAACCCAACCTGCTTTTGAGGCCCGCAACCCGCGGCAAACATATTTGTTTCCTTTTGGAAGCATAAAGCCCATCATTCCCGGGGAAACGTCTGCGGCAATGGCCCGAACCTTGCAGCGCGTCCAAATCGATTGGGAGATCGAAGACCGCATCCGTTGGGAAGAACTCGCAACGCGTCTGGCGGAGCAACGGCAGGTGCTCTGCGTGGTCAATCTGCGGGATCATGCAGCGACGGTGTTCGACGGGCTGCGAACGCGACTTCCCTCAGAGGAACAAACAGGGCTTTTCCACCTGAGCACACGCATGTGCGCTCAGCACCGCTTGCGCGTGCTTGATGAAATTCGGCACCGGCTTGGGGCTGGCCTGACGTGCCGCATTGTTTCCACCCAGCTCATCGAGGCGGGCGTCGATCTCAGCGTTCCGATCGCGTTCCGCGCCCTTGGTCCGCTGGACAGCATCATCCAGGTTGCTGGACGCGTTGACCGCGAAGGAACCGCATCCGCAGCCGCAGGCGCTCCTGCCGGAAAGCTCATTGTGTTCCGGCCGGAAGATGAGCGCTACCCGGGAATGGATTACAAAGCTGCCGCCGCAATTACTCAAGGCGTGCTGGACGAGTTTGAGAGCTTGCAGACGGATCACCTGCGCAGTATCAGCGACTATTTTCAGCGCTATTACGAAAGCGGCGGCACGGGGGGCAGGGGCGAGCATCTGGCGGACATGAGGCAGCGCGACAATCCTTACTTCGCAGAGCTCGCGGATGCATTCGAGATGATTGAGTCCCGCACTGCAACCGTATTCGTGCCCTATGGCGAGGGAGCATCGCTCCTTCGGGAGCTTGCAGACACACGGCAACTGGATCGCGACCTCCTGCGGAAGCTGCAACGGTACACAGTGTCGCTGCAACGTTACGAGTTCGAAGCAGCGAAGTCGCAAGGGTTATTCGAGATATGGAGTGGGAGCGATCTCTGGACCTGCGACGCCGCCCAGTACAGCGCGGAGAAGGGACTGCTTCCCCAATTACCCGCCCAGGCCTTCGTCGTGTAA
- a CDS encoding RHS repeat domain-containing protein, with protein MPARNGLQPLSDFRNRVMHAPPQADLHLLQLGLHALANRLPKHHEPSLLCLPADVREAEEVEGLGLTQTSNCWYYDQWGNRLDAEGSATAYSSTAGGASPCSGQPVVQYNTNNQMTGSGAPNYDQAGDATSDAKGRQYLYDAEGRICAVKGAAVDGISAMVGYVYDADGNRVAKGPITSWSCDPTTNGFESSAYETDYVLNQSGQTVTETTKSDTGVMQWNFTNVYANGVLFATYDAQGLHFLLNDWLGTRRASTDYEGVLESLCASLPYGDQLQCTNSPQSPNEQHFTGKQHDQETGNDYFGARYYAENDARFMSPDWSAKVEPVPYAKLGDPQSLNLYGYMLDRPLDGVDQNGHQCAACKKFMRAVHNIVELKITGGAGYALQGGIGGLKLNIREGAWTSATFHPFSSQHTTLKGFQGTKIAASLFTVKGQFNNPAPGTPINESRPGAKIGISRGKATVSLSNTGKISLVSLGADVGAVGGSFSLNLNVPNLETAGKTFFPAMMEGGVDLINGVFNNPGPHPQPPSWKLFPLGEARQYRQ; from the coding sequence ATGCCCGCCCGCAACGGACTTCAACCACTTTCCGACTTCCGGAACAGGGTCATGCATGCGCCGCCACAAGCCGATCTTCACCTCTTGCAGCTTGGCTTGCATGCGCTCGCGAACCGTTTGCCGAAGCACCATGAACCTTCCCTTCTTTGTCTTCCCGCAGATGTGCGTGAAGCCGAGGAAGTCGAAGGTCTCGGGCTTACCCAGACCAGCAATTGCTGGTACTACGACCAGTGGGGCAATCGTCTGGATGCAGAGGGTTCGGCGACGGCTTATTCGAGCACGGCGGGAGGGGCTTCGCCTTGCAGTGGACAACCGGTAGTTCAATACAACACCAACAACCAGATGACGGGCTCGGGTGCGCCCAACTATGATCAGGCCGGAGATGCGACTTCGGATGCGAAGGGCCGCCAGTATCTCTATGACGCGGAGGGCCGCATTTGCGCGGTGAAGGGTGCTGCCGTGGACGGGATCAGCGCGATGGTGGGTTATGTGTACGATGCCGACGGCAACCGCGTGGCCAAGGGGCCGATCACGAGCTGGAGCTGCGATCCGACGACGAACGGCTTTGAGAGCTCGGCTTATGAGACCGATTATGTGCTGAACCAGTCCGGCCAGACGGTGACGGAAACCACCAAGAGCGACACGGGCGTGATGCAGTGGAACTTCACCAATGTCTACGCCAACGGAGTGCTCTTCGCCACCTACGATGCGCAGGGGCTGCACTTCCTGCTCAATGACTGGCTGGGCACGCGGCGTGCTTCGACCGACTATGAAGGGGTGCTCGAATCGCTCTGCGCCAGCCTGCCCTACGGCGACCAGCTCCAGTGCACCAACTCCCCGCAATCGCCCAACGAACAGCACTTCACCGGCAAACAGCACGACCAGGAAACAGGCAATGACTACTTCGGGGCCAGATACTATGCCGAAAATGATGCAAGGTTCATGTCCCCGGACTGGTCGGCCAAGGTCGAGCCGGTGCCCTACGCCAAGCTGGGTGATCCGCAGAGTCTGAATCTCTACGGCTACATGCTCGATCGTCCGCTCGATGGCGTCGATCAGAATGGACATCAATGCGCCGCTTGCAAAAAATTTATGCGCGCTGTCCACAACATAGTTGAGCTTAAGATTACCGGCGGTGCTGGTTACGCGCTGCAAGGGGGAATTGGAGGGCTAAAATTAAACATCAGAGAGGGGGCGTGGACCAGCGCCACCTTTCATCCGTTTTCAAGTCAGCATACAACCCTTAAAGGCTTTCAGGGAACAAAGATAGCCGCATCCCTTTTCACCGTTAAAGGTCAATTCAATAATCCAGCGCCTGGTACTCCGATCAATGAAAGTCGGCCCGGAGCTAAAATTGGCATCTCACGTGGAAAAGCTACGGTTTCGCTTTCAAATACAGGCAAAATTAGCCTTGTCAGTCTGGGAGCGGATGTTGGCGCCGTGGGTGGGAGCTTTTCACTAAATCTCAATGTGCCAAATCTCGAGACCGCCGGAAAGACATTTTTCCCAGCAATGATGGAGGGAGGCGTGGATTTAATCAATGGAGTATTTAATAATCCTGGGCCACACCCGCAGCCGCCATCTTGGAAGCTTTTCCCACTCGGAGAGGCCAGACAATACAGGCAATAA
- the xylE gene encoding D-xylose transporter XylE: MARLNKYVVFLALIATFGGLLFGYDTAVINGAVDSLKAYFINPRFSDLANPAQADAASSLLGFVVSSALIGCIIGGLMGGWVSTVIGRKRGLVIAAVLFLISALGASAPEFPFAPIGHGGPAYMWNFVIYRILGGIGVGLASMLSPMYIAEIAPPKVRGNLVAWNQFAIIFGMLVIYFVNYGISKGGNGDAWLNSIGWRYMFLSGAIPASIFLLLLLFVPETPRYLMMKGQEAKARTVLDKLVTKEEADRELREIRASLSQNHSGKLFSFGAFLIFSGMLLSIFQQFVGINVVLYYATDIFKGMGMSTNAALMQTIIVGAVNLTFTVIAILTVDRFGRRPLQVVGGLIMAASMTWLGIELWTGGKGLGALIAMLVYTAGFAVSWGPVTWVLLSEIFPNQIRGKAMAIAVAVQWVANYLVSWTFPILNNNPFLVKHFHHGFAYWIYGVMSILAALFVWRKVPETKGRTLEQMESLWGSLKKAAIG; this comes from the coding sequence ATGGCGCGTTTGAACAAATATGTAGTGTTTCTGGCGCTGATCGCCACGTTTGGCGGTCTGCTCTTCGGTTATGACACGGCAGTGATCAACGGCGCGGTGGACAGCCTGAAGGCTTACTTCATCAATCCGCGCTTCAGTGACCTGGCCAACCCGGCGCAGGCCGACGCGGCGAGTTCGCTGCTGGGCTTTGTGGTGTCAAGCGCGCTGATTGGCTGCATTATCGGCGGGCTGATGGGCGGCTGGGTGAGCACGGTGATCGGGCGCAAGCGCGGGCTGGTGATTGCCGCGGTGCTGTTTCTGATCTCCGCGCTGGGCGCTTCGGCGCCGGAGTTTCCCTTTGCGCCGATCGGCCACGGCGGCCCGGCCTATATGTGGAACTTTGTGATTTACCGCATTCTGGGCGGCATTGGAGTGGGCCTGGCCTCGATGCTTTCGCCGATGTACATTGCCGAGATCGCACCGCCCAAGGTGCGCGGCAACCTGGTGGCGTGGAACCAGTTCGCGATTATCTTTGGCATGCTGGTGATCTACTTTGTGAACTACGGCATCTCGAAGGGCGGCAACGGCGATGCGTGGCTGAACTCGATTGGCTGGCGATATATGTTCCTGTCGGGCGCGATTCCGGCCTCGATCTTTTTGCTGCTGCTGCTGTTTGTGCCCGAGACGCCGCGCTACCTGATGATGAAGGGCCAGGAAGCGAAGGCCCGCACGGTGCTCGACAAGCTGGTGACCAAAGAAGAGGCCGATCGCGAGCTGCGCGAGATTCGCGCGTCGCTTAGCCAGAATCACTCGGGCAAGCTGTTTTCGTTTGGCGCGTTTCTGATCTTCAGCGGCATGCTGCTGTCAATCTTCCAGCAGTTTGTGGGCATCAACGTGGTGCTCTACTATGCGACGGACATTTTCAAAGGCATGGGCATGAGCACCAACGCGGCGCTGATGCAGACCATCATTGTGGGCGCGGTGAATTTGACGTTTACAGTCATCGCCATTCTCACGGTGGACCGCTTTGGACGGCGTCCGCTGCAGGTGGTGGGCGGACTGATCATGGCCGCGAGCATGACGTGGCTGGGCATTGAGCTGTGGACCGGCGGCAAAGGCCTCGGCGCGCTGATTGCCATGCTGGTCTACACGGCCGGATTTGCCGTCTCATGGGGCCCGGTAACATGGGTGCTGCTGAGCGAGATCTTCCCCAACCAGATTCGCGGCAAGGCGATGGCCATTGCGGTCGCCGTGCAGTGGGTCGCCAACTATCTGGTGAGCTGGACCTTCCCGATCCTGAACAACAATCCATTCCTTGTGAAGCACTTTCACCATGGCTTTGCCTACTGGATTTATGGCGTGATGAGCATTCTGGCGGCGCTGTTTGTGTGGCGCAAGGTGCCGGAGACGAAGGGACGCACGCTCGAGCAGATGGAATCGCTGTGGGGCTCGCTCAAGAAGGCCGCCATCGGCTAG
- a CDS encoding LacI family DNA-binding transcriptional regulator, which translates to MSKDKPQRKTTISDVAREAGVAQMTVSRVVNGGNYVSAEVRERVQRAIAKLGYQPNEAARILKGQRARTIGLIVPTLADSFFSACAHTVQEVATRHGYMTLIQTSSNRAEVETGEIDMMVARNVAGLILVPMEMKASPGLLAVQSAGIPIVTLDRVVKGLSASEVLVENAIGAEEGVRHLIGHGHKQIACLGYDADLLSIQERIHGYTTAMKEAGLHPQIWKVESARSVALTLQRKLEGPQPPTALFTLNNVTTIQTLHTLQQLGIKLPRDLALVGFDDLELASLLTVPITVVRQSAHELGRSGAKLLFDMIRTGAPMKELPKTRLVLPTELVIRNSCGCKGVSREIVAAGRG; encoded by the coding sequence ATGAGCAAAGATAAGCCACAGCGAAAAACCACTATCAGCGACGTGGCCCGCGAGGCCGGCGTCGCGCAGATGACCGTCTCCCGCGTCGTGAACGGCGGCAACTATGTGAGCGCCGAGGTGCGCGAGCGTGTGCAGCGCGCCATCGCCAAGCTGGGCTATCAGCCGAATGAGGCTGCCCGCATCCTCAAGGGGCAGCGCGCCCGCACCATCGGCCTCATCGTGCCCACCCTCGCTGACTCCTTCTTCTCAGCCTGCGCGCACACCGTGCAGGAGGTAGCGACCCGCCACGGTTACATGACCCTCATTCAAACCTCCTCCAACCGCGCTGAAGTGGAGACCGGAGAAATCGACATGATGGTCGCGCGCAATGTCGCCGGCCTGATTCTCGTGCCCATGGAGATGAAGGCTTCGCCCGGCCTGCTCGCTGTGCAGTCCGCGGGCATTCCCATCGTCACGCTTGACCGCGTGGTCAAGGGGCTCAGCGCCAGCGAGGTGCTCGTTGAGAACGCCATCGGCGCCGAAGAGGGCGTGCGCCACCTCATTGGCCACGGCCACAAGCAGATCGCCTGCCTCGGCTATGACGCCGATCTGCTCTCCATTCAGGAGCGCATTCACGGCTACACCACCGCCATGAAAGAGGCCGGGCTGCATCCGCAGATATGGAAGGTGGAGTCAGCCAGGTCGGTTGCGCTTACACTGCAGCGCAAGCTGGAGGGGCCGCAGCCGCCCACCGCGCTCTTCACCCTCAACAACGTCACCACCATTCAGACGCTGCACACGCTGCAGCAGTTGGGCATCAAGCTGCCGCGCGACCTTGCCCTGGTGGGCTTTGATGATCTCGAACTGGCCTCGCTGCTCACCGTGCCCATCACCGTCGTGCGGCAGTCGGCGCATGAGCTGGGCCGCAGCGGAGCCAAGCTGCTCTTTGACATGATCCGCACCGGCGCGCCAATGAAAGAGCTGCCCAAGACCCGCCTCGTGCTGCCCACCGAGCTGGTCATTCGTAACTCATGCGGTTGCAAAGGCGTCTCGCGCGAAATTGTCGCCGCCGGTCGCGGCTGA
- a CDS encoding ROK family protein, protein MEVFSIGVDLGGSNLRVGAFTVRGERLKLIAFPTNAASGPAAVIDSMCEAIRVVHEELVATHEFAGVGVGSPGPLSLPDGVLHQPPNLPGWDGVELRREITERLPWPVWVNSDANMAALAECRLGAGAEYGVDSLCMITLGTGVGGGIVLDGHLWHGLNGAAGEVGHGPLILNGPPCACGARGCLEVYASATAVVRRARELNLVAATEAHSDEAGTQLNAAKLAQMAEAGDAVARSIYEQAGHALGLGLANLVNTLNLPLYTIGGGVSAAWNLFAPRMFATLEEFSYVYRMSQPRDPNQYEAGKTHICRARLGSDAGLLGAAMLPLVPRPLPRA, encoded by the coding sequence ATGGAAGTGTTTTCAATCGGTGTGGACCTGGGCGGATCGAATCTGCGTGTGGGAGCGTTCACCGTGCGCGGCGAGCGGCTTAAACTCATCGCGTTTCCTACCAATGCGGCCTCTGGCCCCGCCGCGGTCATTGACTCCATGTGCGAGGCCATTCGCGTGGTGCATGAGGAACTGGTCGCAACACACGAATTTGCCGGTGTCGGCGTCGGCAGTCCCGGACCACTCTCTTTACCCGACGGCGTTTTGCACCAGCCGCCCAACTTGCCCGGCTGGGACGGCGTGGAACTGCGCCGCGAGATCACCGAGCGCCTGCCCTGGCCGGTATGGGTCAACTCCGACGCGAACATGGCCGCGCTGGCCGAGTGCCGCCTGGGCGCGGGCGCCGAGTATGGCGTGGACTCCCTCTGCATGATCACGCTCGGCACTGGAGTGGGCGGCGGCATTGTGCTCGATGGCCATCTCTGGCATGGGCTCAACGGCGCGGCGGGCGAAGTCGGCCATGGTCCGCTGATTCTGAACGGCCCGCCCTGTGCCTGCGGGGCGCGCGGATGCCTCGAAGTCTATGCCTCGGCGACCGCTGTTGTGCGCCGCGCGCGCGAGCTGAATCTGGTCGCGGCCACTGAGGCGCATTCTGATGAAGCGGGCACGCAACTGAACGCCGCCAAACTCGCTCAGATGGCCGAGGCCGGCGATGCCGTGGCCCGCAGCATCTATGAGCAGGCCGGTCACGCGCTCGGGCTGGGCCTGGCCAATCTGGTCAACACGCTCAACCTGCCCCTCTACACGATTGGCGGCGGCGTCTCGGCCGCGTGGAATCTCTTTGCGCCCCGCATGTTTGCCACGCTTGAGGAGTTCAGCTACGTCTACCGCATGTCGCAGCCTCGCGACCCCAACCAATATGAAGCGGGCAAAACGCACATCTGCCGCGCGCGTCTCGGCTCGGATGCAGGCCTGCTCGGCGCGGCCATGCTGCCGCTTGTGCCGCGGCCTCTGCCGCGCGCTTGA
- a CDS encoding D-alanyl-D-alanine carboxypeptidase family protein codes for MRLSAASARAYGRDRYFAKQSLLSAGCLLMALTALAMARPAQAVVHASLLMDARSGKVLYAYHADERTHPASLTKLMTLYLTFQRLQDGRMRLDERLHISAHAAGQQPSKMWLHAGGTVSVRSCILGIISHSANDAAVTLAEGMAGTEWRFTRLMNEQARRLGMTHTIFYNASGLPDGRQWTTAYDMAKLARALIYTFPQYYHFFSVHAFRYQGRMLYSFDRLPQEYTGVDGMKTGYINSSGFNIVTSAVRNHHRVIGVVLGGATAHSRDLQMIALLNRGFRSPLLTAHITSHPRLVHHRPARKVLASLPENPNQPEDNTWVIQVGGGLRSADQVRRVLHSARLSAPSWLHPRDAVVVLLRGRRYRARFAHLSRASAFEACSALRSRRFTCRILSHAPERPQYMASAAEGAPAKAH; via the coding sequence ATGAGATTGAGTGCCGCGAGCGCACGCGCGTATGGCAGGGATAGATACTTCGCAAAGCAAAGCCTGCTCTCGGCTGGATGCCTGCTGATGGCGCTCACCGCTCTGGCCATGGCGCGTCCGGCCCAGGCCGTAGTGCATGCGTCGCTGCTCATGGATGCGCGCTCGGGCAAGGTGCTGTATGCGTATCACGCCGATGAGCGCACGCATCCTGCCTCGCTGACAAAGCTGATGACGCTCTATCTCACTTTTCAGCGGCTGCAAGACGGACGCATGAGGCTCGACGAGCGCCTGCACATCTCTGCGCATGCCGCCGGGCAGCAGCCCTCGAAGATGTGGCTGCACGCGGGCGGCACCGTATCGGTGAGAAGCTGCATCCTTGGCATCATTTCGCACTCGGCCAACGATGCCGCCGTGACCCTTGCCGAGGGCATGGCCGGCACCGAATGGCGCTTTACGCGCCTGATGAATGAGCAGGCGCGCCGCCTTGGAATGACTCACACCATTTTCTACAACGCCTCGGGGCTGCCCGACGGCCGCCAGTGGACGACCGCCTACGATATGGCCAAACTGGCTCGCGCCCTGATCTACACCTTTCCGCAGTACTATCATTTCTTCAGCGTGCATGCGTTTCGCTATCAGGGGCGGATGCTTTACAGCTTTGACCGTCTCCCGCAGGAATACACAGGGGTTGACGGCATGAAGACCGGCTACATCAACAGTTCGGGCTTCAACATCGTGACGTCGGCGGTTCGCAATCACCACCGCGTTATCGGTGTCGTTCTAGGCGGCGCCACGGCACACTCTCGCGACTTGCAAATGATTGCCCTGCTCAACCGCGGCTTTCGCTCCCCGCTGCTGACGGCGCACATTACGAGTCATCCCCGCCTCGTACACCATCGCCCAGCGAGAAAAGTACTCGCGAGTCTCCCTGAGAATCCGAACCAGCCGGAAGACAACACCTGGGTGATTCAGGTGGGAGGTGGCCTTCGCTCTGCCGACCAGGTGCGCCGCGTACTTCACAGCGCGCGGCTTTCGGCGCCTTCCTGGCTGCATCCTCGGGATGCCGTTGTCGTGCTGCTTCGCGGCCGGCGGTATCGCGCACGCTTTGCTCATCTCAGCCGGGCCAGCGCCTTTGAGGCCTGCTCCGCGCTTCGATCGCGTCGCTTCACCTGCCGCATTCTCAGCCACGCACCCGAGCGTCCGCAATATATGGCTTCCGCCGCCGAAGGAGCGCCCGCGAAGGCACACTGA
- a CDS encoding DUF3309 family protein, protein MLVFLLIVLLLMFLVSIPRWPWSREWGYYACTGIGVLLAAVSLLAWLQIF, encoded by the coding sequence GTGCTTGTGTTCCTGCTGATCGTGCTCTTGCTGATGTTCCTCGTATCGATTCCGCGCTGGCCCTGGAGCCGTGAGTGGGGCTACTACGCCTGCACCGGCATCGGAGTGCTGCTGGCGGCGGTCTCTCTGCTGGCCTGGCTGCAGATTTTCTAG
- a CDS encoding uracil-DNA glycosylase — MPARRASQAKAQNNPAATPARVSAKPSPLPLALAALEQRVVSCERCPRLREYCEEVARKRRRMWSEWDYWGKPVPSFGDPGARLLLVGLAPGAHGSNRTGRPFTGDGSGDFLYPALYEAGFASQPKATHRGDGLRLLDAWITAVGRCAPPGNKPLPAELANCAPYLDEEVAALPRVRVIFALGKIAFDGIVGHLIRTGQIARRGPLQFGHGVCYAIPGGRFLMASYHPSLQNTNTGKLTREMMLDVLAEARTRIGERRN; from the coding sequence ATGCCTGCCCGCCGCGCTTCGCAAGCCAAAGCCCAAAACAATCCGGCCGCAACGCCTGCCCGCGTCTCCGCCAAGCCATCTCCGTTGCCCCTGGCGCTCGCCGCGCTCGAGCAGCGCGTGGTGAGCTGCGAGCGCTGCCCGCGCCTGCGCGAATACTGCGAAGAAGTGGCCCGGAAGCGCCGCCGCATGTGGTCCGAGTGGGACTACTGGGGCAAGCCCGTGCCCTCGTTCGGCGACCCCGGGGCGCGGCTGCTGCTGGTGGGCCTTGCGCCGGGAGCGCATGGCTCCAACCGCACAGGCCGGCCCTTCACCGGCGATGGTTCGGGCGACTTTCTTTATCCCGCGCTGTATGAGGCAGGCTTTGCCTCGCAGCCCAAAGCGACGCATCGCGGCGACGGCCTGCGGCTGCTCGATGCATGGATCACCGCCGTGGGCCGCTGCGCCCCGCCCGGCAACAAGCCGCTGCCCGCGGAACTGGCCAACTGTGCGCCTTATCTCGATGAGGAGGTGGCCGCCCTGCCCCGCGTGCGCGTGATCTTTGCGCTCGGCAAGATTGCCTTTGACGGTATCGTCGGGCACCTTATCCGCACCGGGCAGATTGCGCGGCGCGGTCCGCTGCAATTTGGCCACGGCGTCTGCTACGCCATTCCCGGCGGACGCTTCCTGATGGCCAGCTACCACCCCAGCCTGCAGAACACCAACACCGGCAAGCTGACCCGCGAAATGATGTTGGACGTACTCGCCGAGGCGCGGACGCGCATCGGCGAGCGGAGGAACTAA